In the genome of Streptosporangiales bacterium, one region contains:
- a CDS encoding VOC family protein, with product MLQRDHYPAGVPCWVDAAFPDAPAATRFYGGLFGWEFEDRIPADVPGHYFIARLDGLVVAALASQPDEPEPEPTAWHTYVAVDDADDTATRAETAGGRVLVPPTDVFEQGRMAVLEDPAGATIRAWQPGRRTGAQLVNAPGSWNWSDLNSNDIAAAEAFYAAVFGWETEKLDFGYGESWMWRRPGYGDFLATIDPGLRARHAESGVPAGFSDAVGWLQPLTDPATPPHWSVTFAVDGTAAAVDRAVELGGTVVQPVVDAGVSSYAVVRDPQGAQVTLSTYTP from the coding sequence ATGCTCCAGCGAGACCACTACCCGGCGGGAGTCCCCTGCTGGGTCGACGCCGCGTTCCCCGACGCGCCGGCGGCGACCCGCTTCTACGGCGGTCTGTTCGGCTGGGAGTTCGAGGACCGCATTCCGGCCGACGTCCCGGGCCACTACTTCATCGCGCGACTCGACGGCCTGGTCGTCGCCGCCCTCGCCTCCCAGCCCGACGAGCCCGAGCCCGAGCCGACGGCGTGGCACACCTACGTCGCGGTCGACGACGCCGACGACACCGCCACCCGGGCGGAGACCGCCGGAGGCCGGGTGCTCGTCCCGCCGACGGACGTCTTCGAACAGGGCCGGATGGCCGTCCTCGAGGACCCCGCGGGCGCGACCATCCGGGCGTGGCAGCCGGGACGACGGACCGGCGCGCAGCTCGTCAACGCACCGGGCAGCTGGAACTGGAGCGACCTCAACAGCAACGACATCGCGGCGGCGGAGGCGTTCTACGCCGCGGTGTTCGGCTGGGAGACCGAGAAGCTCGACTTCGGCTACGGGGAGTCGTGGATGTGGCGGCGACCTGGATACGGCGACTTCCTCGCGACGATCGATCCCGGCCTGCGCGCCCGGCACGCGGAGTCCGGCGTCCCCGCCGGGTTCTCCGACGCGGTCGGCTGGCTGCAGCCACTCACCGACCCCGCGACCCCGCCGCACTGGAGCGTGACGTTCGCCGTCGACGGCACCGCCGCGGCCGTCGACCGCGCGGTCGAGCTCGGCGGCACCGTCGTCCAGCCCGTCGTCGACGCCGGGGTGAGCAGCTACGCCGTGGTGCGCGACCCGCAGGGCGCACAGGTCACGCTGAGCACCTACACACCCTAG
- the dinB gene encoding DNA polymerase IV, which yields MFDMDDATILHADLDAFYASVEQRDDPRLRGRPVIVGGGVVLAASYAAKAYGIRTAMGGRQARRLCPQAVVVPPRMSAYSEASKAVFEVFRHTTPLVEGLSIDEAFLDVAGLRRLVGEPIEVARRLRRDVLEQVGLPLTVGVARTKFLAKVASGVGKPDGLLVVPPDSELAFLHRLPIERLWGVGAVSAEKLHARGIRTVGQVAGLGEAALVSMLGRGAGRHVHALASNRDPRPVEVGRRRRSMGSQRAIGRRIRTPDEIDTFVVGIVDRLARRLRKARRVCRTVVLRMRFDDFSRATRSRTMIESTAQTRTILAAARVLLARAMPMIRQRGLTLVGLSLTNLDADGTLQPRLPFECDRSGALDSALDDVRDRYGSAAVTRAVLLGRDPGVSVPLLPD from the coding sequence ATGTTCGATATGGATGACGCCACGATCCTGCATGCCGACCTCGACGCGTTCTACGCGTCGGTGGAGCAGCGCGACGACCCGCGCCTGCGCGGCCGTCCGGTCATCGTGGGCGGCGGCGTCGTGCTCGCGGCGAGCTACGCGGCGAAGGCGTACGGCATCCGCACCGCGATGGGCGGGCGCCAGGCGCGCCGGCTGTGCCCGCAGGCCGTCGTCGTCCCGCCGCGGATGTCCGCGTACTCCGAGGCGAGCAAGGCCGTGTTCGAGGTGTTCCGGCACACCACCCCGCTCGTCGAGGGGCTCTCGATCGACGAGGCGTTCCTCGACGTCGCCGGCCTGCGCCGGCTGGTCGGCGAGCCCATCGAGGTCGCGCGACGGCTGCGCAGGGACGTGCTCGAGCAGGTGGGACTGCCGCTGACCGTGGGCGTCGCGCGCACCAAGTTCCTCGCCAAGGTGGCGAGCGGCGTCGGCAAGCCGGACGGCCTCCTCGTCGTGCCGCCGGACAGCGAGCTGGCGTTCCTGCACCGGCTGCCGATCGAGCGCCTGTGGGGCGTCGGTGCGGTGTCCGCGGAGAAGCTGCACGCGCGGGGGATCAGGACCGTCGGCCAGGTGGCAGGGCTCGGCGAGGCCGCGCTCGTGTCGATGCTCGGCCGCGGCGCGGGGCGGCACGTGCACGCGCTGGCGTCCAACCGCGACCCGCGTCCGGTCGAGGTCGGACGCCGTCGCCGGTCGATGGGCTCGCAGCGGGCGATCGGCCGCCGCATCCGCACGCCGGACGAGATCGACACGTTCGTCGTGGGCATCGTCGACCGGCTCGCCCGCCGGCTGCGCAAGGCGCGGCGGGTCTGTCGCACGGTCGTGCTGAGGATGCGGTTCGACGACTTCTCCCGCGCCACCAGGTCGCGCACCATGATCGAGTCGACCGCGCAGACCCGCACGATCCTCGCCGCGGCACGCGTACTGCTGGCCAGGGCCATGCCGATGATCCGGCAACGCGGACTCACGCTCGTCGGCCTCTCGCTGACCAACCTCGACGCCGACGGCACGCTTCAACCGCGGTTGCCCTTCGAGTGCGACCGCTCCGGCGCCCTCGACTCCGCGCTCGACGACGTGCGCGACAGGTACGGCTCGGCGGCCGTCACCCGCGCCGTGCTGCTCGGGCGCGACCCGGGCGTCAGCGTGCCGTTGCTCCCCGACTGA
- a CDS encoding two-component sensor histidine kinase, translating into MALLGAYVAALLAVTAAGLSWWRRTAHRTVAVGALATVASLAVTWVCVASGTAGVAVNLPGLVETAGLLAVQVVLVRRADASRCLLVGVPLVLAVAAMLARTLPVPLSAGAVAMCAFWGLLAVAAAGVGGALRQLDARRVRAAAADRHAHRLALASDLHDFVAHEVSGMLFQAQAARSVAEADPAAAVAALARIESAGQRALSTLDRTVHMLREDDRGHDVDGIRALAARFSAAGPTEVGVHVDDGVDEPPGTPGRSALAAGYRLVAEALTNVRRHASSATSVAVAVELTERDDVPAIVFSVTDDAETPRGIDTEVTGPRRDGGSGLAALARRIEELGGTMRAGPRTGGGWRVEGVVPWPARDGERRSGRVGR; encoded by the coding sequence ATGGCGCTACTCGGCGCCTACGTCGCCGCGCTGCTCGCGGTCACGGCGGCGGGTCTCTCCTGGTGGAGACGCACCGCCCACCGCACTGTCGCCGTCGGCGCCCTGGCCACGGTCGCCTCCCTCGCCGTGACGTGGGTGTGCGTCGCCTCCGGTACCGCCGGCGTGGCCGTCAACCTGCCGGGGCTCGTCGAGACCGCGGGCCTCCTCGCGGTCCAGGTCGTCCTGGTCCGTCGCGCCGACGCGTCCCGCTGCCTCCTCGTGGGCGTCCCGCTGGTACTGGCCGTGGCGGCGATGCTTGCCCGGACGCTTCCGGTGCCGCTGTCCGCGGGCGCAGTGGCGATGTGCGCCTTCTGGGGCCTGCTCGCCGTCGCGGCCGCCGGTGTGGGCGGAGCGTTGCGCCAGCTCGACGCACGCCGCGTCCGCGCCGCCGCCGCGGACCGGCATGCGCACCGATTGGCCCTGGCGTCGGACCTGCACGACTTCGTGGCGCACGAGGTGAGCGGCATGCTGTTCCAGGCGCAGGCCGCGCGTTCGGTCGCGGAGGCCGACCCTGCCGCGGCCGTGGCCGCGCTCGCCAGGATCGAGAGCGCGGGACAGCGTGCCCTGTCGACCCTCGACCGGACCGTCCATATGCTTCGCGAGGACGACCGCGGGCATGACGTCGACGGCATCAGGGCCCTGGCCGCGAGGTTCTCGGCGGCAGGCCCGACCGAGGTCGGGGTGCACGTCGACGACGGGGTCGACGAGCCACCGGGCACACCCGGTCGCAGCGCCCTGGCGGCGGGCTACCGGCTGGTGGCCGAGGCGCTGACCAACGTGCGCAGGCATGCCTCCTCCGCAACGTCGGTCGCCGTCGCGGTCGAGCTGACGGAGCGCGACGACGTGCCCGCGATCGTGTTCTCGGTGACCGACGACGCCGAGACCCCCCGAGGCATCGACACCGAGGTGACCGGTCCCCGCCGAGACGGCGGGTCGGGCCTGGCGGCCCTGGCCCGGAGGATCGAGGAGCTCGGCGGGACGATGCGGGCGGGCCCGCGTACGGGCGGCGGGTGGCGGGTCGAGGGCGTCGTCCCCTGGCCGGCGCGGGACGGGGAGCGACGAAGCGGGCGCGTGGGCCGATGA
- a CDS encoding response regulator: MSIRVLIADDQEDLRSGYRMVIDAQPDMHVVGEAADGRAAVSIARRIRPDVVIADIRMPHLDGLEVTRQLAGAGVADPLRVVVVTTFDLDEYVHAALHNGACGFLLKRSGPGLLVEAIRAAVEGDTLISPQLTVRLLRHLAPPHPVSSASAGLTPREAHIARLVARGMTNGEIGEEMHLAAGTVKNHVARIIGKLGVANRVGVALAMRDGT, translated from the coding sequence ATGAGCATCCGGGTGCTCATCGCCGACGACCAGGAGGACCTGCGCAGCGGATACCGGATGGTCATCGACGCCCAGCCGGACATGCACGTCGTCGGCGAGGCGGCTGACGGGCGGGCGGCGGTGAGCATTGCCCGCCGGATACGACCGGACGTCGTGATCGCCGACATCCGCATGCCGCACCTCGACGGTCTCGAGGTCACGCGGCAGCTCGCCGGAGCCGGTGTCGCCGACCCGCTGCGCGTCGTCGTCGTGACCACGTTCGATCTCGACGAGTACGTGCACGCGGCCCTGCACAACGGCGCGTGCGGGTTCCTGCTCAAGAGGTCAGGTCCAGGCCTCCTCGTCGAGGCGATCAGGGCGGCGGTGGAAGGGGACACGCTGATCAGTCCGCAACTGACCGTGCGGCTGCTCCGTCACCTCGCGCCACCGCACCCGGTGTCGTCGGCATCCGCCGGGCTCACCCCACGGGAGGCACATATCGCGCGACTCGTCGCGCGCGGCATGACCAACGGTGAGATCGGCGAGGAGATGCACCTCGCCGCGGGAACGGTGAAGAACCACGTCGCGAGGATCATCGGGAAGCTCGGTGTCGCGAACCGGGTCGGCGTCGCCCTCGCGATGAGGGACGGTACCTAA